ATTCTTAGTAAGACAATAGGGTTAGATAATATACCTGAGTAAGCCTTTAAAAGCAAGATTAGGATAAGGTATAGTAAGAGAAAGAATAGGAGATAAGATTAGGATTAAGTTGTAGATAGAATAAGTTGCAAGAGAAGCAATTACAAGAGAAGCAATTATATGAACAAAGAAATTAATAAGAGAACTGTACATAGTATGATCTAAATGCATATGTTTTTTCAGTAAACCTCTTTCGAAACTGGTTAAGGTAGTTCAAAATTATAAATGCCAGAGATCAAATTAAATCTAAGGCCAGATCTTTTACGTCTATTTCGATATTTATCAGCAATAATTTTGAACTACCTTAACCAGTTTCGAAAGAGATCTAGTACATTAAAGACAGACTCAATTAAAGAACGTTTATTTAATAACCGCTTATCTTGTATATCCAATAAATATGTTTTCATATCTTTACGAAGATTAGTAAATAAACGTAGACCATTAGTCAGCAGTTGATGAAATAACTCCTTAATATGTAGGCTTTATCACTAAACAGTTTACTAGATAAGCCTTTAGGAAAAAACCGAAGATACAGATATGTCGCTTTTATTGCCTTTAGTAATTTTAACTGACATTATTTCGCCTTTATTATTGATTATAAGATGAAGCTTAAAGTCTAAGAACAAGCCATAACTACTTTTACCAATTTTAGAAATTTTGTTAAAAACTCTATTGCTGGAGGTACGTTTATTATGACAAATTGTTAACTTTGTAGCATCGATGTAATATATACCAGTTTCTTCTCCTTTCAGATAATGCATTAATATTGCTAATGGTAGCAACATTCTAGGCCACAGTTGTATTATTCTATTATAGCTTGGTAAACAAAAGTATCCTTTATACTTATGACTCAAGTAATATAGATGATAATTTTTACAATCCTTGCATTGAGATACATAAAAATATATCGCTATTGTTAATAACTAAGCTAAGGACAACTTCCCATCTCTGTTCCTTTGATTACTACTTGGTATTAATCTCTTTCTCTCACACTCTTGATATATCTTGCAAAAATTGTCTATTAAATAGTATAACTGTTATAATACATTTTTTCATGTTGGGTTATTCATTGTTTATTTAAATTTTTTTTATAACTCAACATTCTCTCTTTGTATACCTTTTATTCTCTACATTTCATATTTCCACTTATCCTAATCTGGCGTTTTAAATCTACTGTTTTTGCCTTCTATTCGTTTAGTTAAATCTTTATTTTCAATAATTCTTGCCTTGCCTTATATTGATTACTTTCTCTAAGCACTTCTATTTTCTATAGCAATCAATTAGTACGATCAGATTATCAACCATTTTACATACTCTGTGTAGTCCAATTACTTGGCTTACTCACATACTTTGCTCTTTCTGAGACATGTTACTTACTTCATTTAGGTAAACATTGCTTAAAACTCCAGAATAAGATAAGATAAAGTATGAAAGTCATAGAATAAAAGATATACAAAAAGATAATGTTAAGTTACAAAGAAAATTTAAATAAACAAGGAATAACCCAGCATGAAAAAATGTATTATAACAGTATACTATTTAATAGATAATTTTTGCAAGATATATCAAGAGTAGAAAAAAGAAATTAATATTAAGTAGTAACCCAAGAAACAAAGATAGAAAGTTATCCTTAGCTAAGTTATTAACAATACTGATATATTTTTATTTGTCTCAATGCAAGGATTTTAAAAATTATTATTCTATCATAGTTTTTAAATGAGGACTTTTATGAAAATTTGCATTATCTATCACAAATACAGAATTATTCGGTAATTTTATGAATTAAATACTGTTCTATCACACAGTTAAAAATAGTAGTATTAACATTACAGTCAAAAACTGATACGGTTAGCAGAAATTTATCTACTAATGCTCCTATAACATTAGTTCTATTTGATAGATGCAAATTATGAACACAGTAACATCTCATGTATCTTGCTGCATATACGTGAGTTCTAGGAGTGTACTATGAACAAAACTGCTTTCATCTGTGAAGACGACAACTTTTTCTTTGTTTTTATACCTTTTTATCTTATTCTGAAATTTGAATCTTTCTTCTTTTTTTTCCTTCGAATGTTTTATAGCTTTTTTTATATGTAATATTTAATCTCTTTAATGCTTTTTGTATACCTGACTTACTTACTCCTAGCCGTTCAGCCCTTTCATATTGATATGCATCACTATATTGTGATACATCTTCTTTTAGTTTATCAATAGAGATTTTTGTTGTAGCTCTGTTTCTGTTTTTTAACGGCAATATGTTTTTACTCCATACAAATACTGTATTTTTTCCTATCCCAAAACGTTTTGATACTTTTTCAAAACTAATTTTCTCTCTTTCCTTTATGTTCAGCACTTTTTTCCGAAAATCTATAGAATATGTCATACTAATTATTTTTTCATTACATCTTACTTATTATAACTGTTTTATAGTGTTTAGCTATATAAATATTAAAAGAACTATCTTTCTATTTACTACTATATTTTTAAACTATTATTTTTTAAAAAACCAAATGCTAATGAGTTAATACGAGCATATTTTTACTTTTCTTGAGCTTCTGTAATATCATTTTTCTTATCTTTAGAATTAGCTGCTTTTTCAACTATGTCTGAAATTTCTGTAATAACGTTTTCTATTCTAATTATATGTTCATCATTAATAACAGCAATAATACATGGAGTTCCATCAAATATTTCAAACTTACTAATATTTACAGTATTAAGCATTAGCTGCTGAGCTAATATTTCATCTTTAAAACAATTAAGAAACTGATCTGCGGTAATACCTCCAATTTTTCCTATATCCTTCAGCCAATTCATGTAATTTTTGTTAAACACCCATTTATCTTGCTGCTCTAATAATGTAGTATGAAACTTATTCCACATTAATGTCCCACCGCATCTAGATAGCATTGCTCCATCTAAATCTTGTTTTGCAGTTATAAACTCACGTGTAATGTAAGCTATTTTATTGGTATCTATGAATTTATGCTTAATTGTAGGAAAAATCTTTTCATGGTAGCGAGCACAATGATAACAAGCATATGAAAAATATTCAAAAATCTTAATACTAGAGTCTTTATTTCCTAGTACAATATCATACTTATTGATTTTTAATACTGAATTAATGGTTTCTTTCGAATTATTAGTAGAAATATTATTATCTTCATTAATATTGTTGTCTTGATCTTCAGAAGTAGTAGCCAGTTGGACATTATTATTGCCTATTTGTTGAGAGTTATCATGCTGATTAATATCATTAGTAGAACTTATACTACGTTCTACTAAATTGTCAGACTTGCTAAATACATGATATATAGCCATTAAACAGATTGCAGCTAATATATAGAAATTTTTGTGTAAGTATTTCATATTATAGTATTTATATTTATATGAGTTAGCTATAGTGATTCTTGTAATCTATTACAGTTTACCATTCATACTTCATATCTCTAAAAAACTATATACTACTTAAAGTATACATTGCACATGTTATAACATAATTCACTATAATATGTGAATCAATTTTTATATTGCTTTCTGTTATTTTTTACAAGTATAGATTTAAAAAGAACAACGAAAGTTTAAAATCTGTAAATGTATTCTTGCACTGAAGTTTTGATATGAAGAAAAGATAAGGTATAACATACTTTACTTAAAACTGTGCTAAAGTAGAATATCAAAAAGCAATAACTCTGCAAGAAAATATGACAAAAAAAGATATAATGCAATTATACTCTAAAACCTGATAAAACTTAATTGTGTTAAGATTATTATAATTTTGATCCTGGTTTGTTTTTTGCTTTGAAATAATTTTTTGATGTTTTGCAGAATGCATGTTAATAACAAATAATTTTGTTATAATTATGTAACAATAAAAATATTTTAAACCATCATTATCAAATTATAACGTATACTAAGTTCATCAATTATGAATCTAATTGCTAAAAATTAGCTCTCAATTTGTCAAATGTTAGTACATAACTTTTCGTTATGTTGTCGCAATGACCTTCAAGATATTATTGTCATATATAAAATTTTTGTAAAAATACGATATTGACAATAACTAAAAATATAGTATCACTATAATTATTTTATTTTTAAGGTGTTTATAGTTTAAATAGAGAAAGATATAAAGCAAGTGTATTATATTATTTGCAATTACAATATAAAATGAGGAAGTTTAAAATGCTAGCGTTAAATATAGACATAATTTTAGTTGGATTATTCTTAATATCTAATCTAGCTATAGGATTATGGTATGGAAAAGAAGTAAAATCTACTAAAGATTATGCTCTTGGTGGAAGAAATTTTAGTACAGCAACGCTTACTGCAACTCTTATAGCTACCTGGATTGGTGGCAGTACTTTTAGTTTCAGAGTGTACCAAATATATTCAGTTGGAATACTTTCATTATTGTCTATTATAGGGCAAACATTATGTTTACTTATTTTTGCTTATATCTTAACTCCAAGAATGCAGGAATTTTTTGGTAAGTTA
This genomic interval from Orientia tsutsugamushi contains the following:
- a CDS encoding IS630 transposase-related protein — protein: MTYSIDFRKKVLNIKEREKISFEKVSKRFGIGKNTVFVWSKNILPLKNRNRATTKISIDKLKEDVSQYSDAYQYERAERLGVSKSGIQKALKRLNITYKKSYKTFEGKKRRKIQISE
- a CDS encoding thioredoxin domain-containing protein, which encodes MAIYHVFSKSDNLVERSISSTNDINQHDNSQQIGNNNVQLATTSEDQDNNINEDNNISTNNSKETINSVLKINKYDIVLGNKDSSIKIFEYFSYACYHCARYHEKIFPTIKHKFIDTNKIAYITREFITAKQDLDGAMLSRCGGTLMWNKFHTTLLEQQDKWVFNKNYMNWLKDIGKIGGITADQFLNCFKDEILAQQLMLNTVNISKFEIFDGTPCIIAVINDEHIIRIENVITEISDIVEKAANSKDKKNDITEAQEK